A genomic segment from Nocardia cyriacigeorgica GUH-2 encodes:
- a CDS encoding ArsR/SmtB family transcription factor: MRDMIDVAAKLAELEARIEELEGRRRTEDAERGFVEYGGSVDFGGPIDWTIRYSAAAIPQLPAQARVDVLAALGHPVRRALVESLLDGPRTGAELAQAVSLTSAGQLYHHIRALTAAKVIEQHSRGAYRIPAQKVVPILILMTAAADIAEVLR, encoded by the coding sequence ATGCGCGACATGATCGACGTCGCTGCCAAACTGGCCGAGCTGGAGGCGCGGATCGAAGAGCTGGAGGGCCGGCGGCGAACCGAGGATGCCGAACGCGGCTTCGTCGAATACGGCGGCAGCGTCGATTTCGGCGGCCCGATCGACTGGACGATCCGCTATAGCGCCGCCGCCATCCCACAACTGCCCGCGCAGGCCCGCGTCGACGTCCTCGCCGCCCTCGGCCACCCGGTCCGCCGCGCCCTGGTCGAATCCCTGCTCGACGGCCCACGCACGGGCGCCGAACTGGCGCAAGCGGTTTCCCTCACCTCCGCCGGCCAGCTCTACCATCACATCCGCGCCCTGACCGCGGCCAAGGTCATCGAACAACACTCCCGTGGGGCTTACCGGATTCCCGCGCAGAAAGTCGTTCCGATACTGATCCTGATGACGGCCGCCGCCGACATAGCCGAGGTGCTGCGGTAG
- a CDS encoding TIGR03084 family metal-binding protein: protein MADLEALLGDLAEESADLERLVAPLAPAEWATPTPAEGWTIAHQIGHLAWTDEIATISASDADRFAKLVAEAGPRVLTFVDEAAEEAAADEPAQLLQRWRRSRTELADALRNVPDGAKVPWFGPPMSAASMVTARTMETWAHGQDVADALGVTRTPTARLRTVAHIGARTRNFAYMVRGKQAPAEEFRIELTAPDGSLWTWGPEDAAQRVTGPALDFCLLVTQRRHRDDLALTAVGADAAEWLTIAQAFAGPSGEGRAAGQFA from the coding sequence ATGGCTGACCTCGAAGCGCTACTCGGCGATCTGGCCGAGGAGAGCGCCGACCTGGAACGACTCGTCGCCCCGCTCGCACCCGCCGAGTGGGCCACCCCAACGCCGGCCGAGGGCTGGACCATCGCCCATCAGATCGGCCACCTGGCCTGGACCGATGAAATCGCCACGATCTCGGCGAGCGATGCCGACCGGTTCGCGAAGCTCGTCGCCGAGGCCGGGCCGCGCGTGCTGACCTTCGTCGACGAGGCCGCCGAGGAAGCCGCGGCCGATGAGCCGGCTCAGCTGTTGCAGCGCTGGCGGCGCAGCCGCACCGAACTGGCCGACGCGCTGCGCAACGTTCCCGATGGCGCCAAGGTGCCGTGGTTCGGGCCGCCGATGAGCGCGGCGTCCATGGTCACCGCGCGGACGATGGAGACCTGGGCGCACGGTCAGGACGTGGCCGACGCGCTCGGCGTCACCCGCACGCCGACCGCCCGGCTGCGCACCGTCGCCCATATCGGCGCCCGGACCAGGAACTTCGCCTATATGGTGCGCGGCAAGCAGGCGCCGGCCGAGGAATTCCGGATCGAACTCACCGCGCCCGACGGCAGTCTGTGGACCTGGGGTCCGGAGGACGCCGCGCAGCGCGTCACCGGCCCGGCCCTGGATTTCTGCCTGCTGGTCACCCAGCGCAGGCATCGTGACGATCTCGCCCTGACGGCGGTGGGCGCGGATGCGGCCGAATGGCTGACGATCGCGCAGGCCTTCGCCGGTCCGAGTGGTGAGGGGCGCGCAGCGGGGCAGTTCGCCTGA
- a CDS encoding serine hydrolase has protein sequence MPEPGVATAEEWLGRIHAEPDTIALAIDDGRGNTIERRADDQQPLASTVKVVVLAAYARAVAAGTLDPREAVPVSEWERWYLPGTDGGAHLRARARLTAATVTLDQLVSAMIQESDNAVHDYLRDRLGDQALIDAAAAGGWHDYTPNTKLGEAIRALDPGSDGGWATAQRYASDPTYRATIQSKTLPPIDIQLAWTETTATGSARQLASMFRAIATGSFGPGSEVARAQLEWPRPPAGSVAIGAKGGSYPGMLADAFYLRRTEGTVATAVLLDHRMPESTWIAALATLSEQQLLLRAMTEPATWRRLACAT, from the coding sequence ATGCCCGAGCCCGGGGTCGCGACGGCCGAGGAATGGCTGGGCCGGATCCACGCCGAACCGGACACCATCGCCCTCGCGATCGATGACGGCCGGGGCAACACCATCGAACGCCGGGCCGACGACCAGCAGCCCCTCGCCTCGACGGTGAAGGTCGTTGTACTCGCGGCGTACGCCCGCGCCGTCGCGGCGGGCACGCTCGATCCGCGGGAAGCGGTGCCGGTCAGCGAGTGGGAGCGCTGGTATCTCCCCGGAACCGATGGCGGCGCGCATCTGCGAGCACGTGCCCGCCTCACCGCCGCGACTGTCACCCTTGATCAGCTGGTCAGCGCGATGATCCAGGAAAGCGACAACGCCGTCCACGACTACCTGCGCGACCGCCTCGGCGACCAGGCACTGATCGACGCGGCCGCGGCCGGCGGATGGCACGACTACACGCCTAACACCAAACTCGGGGAGGCCATCCGCGCACTCGACCCGGGTAGCGACGGGGGTTGGGCGACAGCGCAGCGGTACGCGAGCGACCCCACCTACCGAGCAACGATCCAGTCGAAGACCTTGCCGCCGATCGACATTCAATTGGCGTGGACCGAGACCACGGCCACCGGCTCGGCTCGCCAACTCGCATCAATGTTTCGCGCCATCGCGACCGGCAGTTTCGGTCCGGGCAGCGAGGTGGCACGCGCCCAGCTGGAATGGCCGCGACCACCGGCCGGATCCGTCGCGATCGGCGCCAAGGGCGGTAGTTATCCCGGCATGCTGGCCGATGCCTTCTACCTGCGCCGCACCGAGGGCACGGTCGCGACCGCCGTCCTGCTCGACCATCGCATGCCCGAGTCCACCTGGATCGCCGCGCTCGCGACCCTGAGTGAACAGCAACTGCTGCTCAGGGCCATGACCGAGCCGGCGACGTGGCGCCGATTAGCATGCGCGACATGA
- a CDS encoding YdcF family protein, protein MVELPARIRADVETLWSFTQMHQAVRSADIGIGLGSHDLAVADWAATLYRQGRIPMIVFSGANSPTTTAVFPRGEAVHYRERALALGVPAEAVLVEPEATNTSENIAFTHRLLRQAGLLDAIRSAVLICRPYHQRRTHAVCRKLWPEVDIVCTSSPVSLDDYLCAIGDVNRVVTMLVGEVQRAWLYPMKGWAIPIEVPDEVRSAYRRLVDAGYDDRLLPE, encoded by the coding sequence ATGGTGGAACTGCCCGCGCGAATTCGGGCCGATGTCGAGACACTGTGGTCTTTCACCCAGATGCATCAAGCCGTGCGTTCGGCCGACATCGGAATCGGCCTGGGCAGTCACGATCTGGCGGTGGCCGACTGGGCTGCAACGCTGTACCGCCAGGGTCGCATCCCCATGATCGTGTTCAGTGGAGCGAACTCCCCGACTACGACCGCGGTGTTTCCACGCGGGGAGGCAGTGCACTATCGCGAGCGGGCTTTGGCGCTGGGCGTACCCGCCGAGGCTGTTCTCGTCGAACCGGAGGCGACCAACACCAGTGAGAACATCGCGTTCACACATCGGCTGCTGCGACAAGCAGGGCTCCTCGATGCGATCCGGTCCGCGGTACTGATCTGTCGGCCGTACCACCAGCGCCGCACGCACGCTGTGTGCAGAAAGCTGTGGCCCGAGGTGGATATCGTGTGCACGTCGAGCCCGGTCTCCCTCGACGACTACCTGTGCGCGATCGGCGACGTCAACCGAGTGGTGACGATGCTCGTGGGTGAAGTTCAGCGGGCATGGCTGTACCCGATGAAGGGCTGGGCGATACCCATTGAGGTTCCGGATGAGGTGCGAAGTGCCTACCGGCGTCTGGTCGACGCGGGCTACGACGATCGGCTCCTCCCTGAGTGA